aTATTTTACCTCTTATGAAAGCAAGCGAAATATATAGACCATTAACACACTGTATTATTCGTGAAATTATAAGGAAACTACAAACATTTAATTCAGAAGAATTAATTATTTGTGCTATATGCTTAAATGAATTAGATgcattaaatttaaataaagaattattttcattactaATTGACaggttttataatttaaaaattaataattacatGACCAGTGATCAATTAGCACAATTAAAAACTCTATTTAATTATTGGATTAATCATAAAAGAAACATGATAATTGATAacttaaaatattcaaaCACAAAACAGTTTAAGCATTTTATTAGACCATAAGGACAGGAAATATCAAAAGTGacagataaataaataaatcaaaattataataacataccatttttattttatcttttttgttaacacatttaataatatattttacctaaaaaatttatatattttgtatatatatatgtatatttttttattatttgtttttttttttttttttccatatttaaattatcatttttgtaCAACATCTTTTACTTAATATAATTTgctttcttattttttttttaaataaataaatataatatatatatatatatataatatgcatttatatgaaaactttgaaatattaaatatacatatatttttttttctttaataaaaaaaataaccataattatatgaagGATGTACTTTTTtagtcatatatataaaaagccaaaatgaattaaatgtATCATACAtacatgtaaatatatatgtcagtatatgtattttttttatgtgtaaattaattttttttttctttttttaagaatatatttgacataaatttttcaatttcaaattaaaattcattatatgatatatgatacataggatatatatatttatatatatgtatatatatgtatatatttatattttttttttttttttttttttttattatatatttttataacatatgaacatgatataaatatgttcatataaaaataaaacgtataaaattttgaaaaacGATAAAATGATATCATTCATAAAAAAAGTTGCCAAAGGTATATCGAAAGGTTGTTCTTGGTGTAAAAGGTATTatcagaaaaaaagaaagatatttatattgccaattgaaaataaaattaagaaaatatatttgtatttttttaaatgacattattatataggcaaataaatgatataaaaaatatatatataatatgaataaatatatatatatatatatatatatttaatttttagtGTGAGCTTTCGTAAATATTTTAGTGAAGATTATTTTTGGACCCAAGCTAATATAGGTCCATTGTGTATTGGTATAATAACAGCACCCTACTGGATATCATCTTTAAAAGTAtgttcatttaaaatatatatatatatatatatatatatatatatattgccATTCCTTGttacaaatataatttatttttctttaatttttctttcatttttctttcatttttctttcattcttcttcctattttttttttgtagaacATTTATTGGTCCCGTCGTTATGAAAAGTTAAACAAAGAAGAAATTTTATCTGACCGATTTACGTGGTTATATGAAAGAATGCTAGAAGATGAAGTTCATAAGACCTTATTAGATAAATTATCGTCATACaactttaaaaataatggCCCAGAAAATATGCTAGGCCCAagcattatataaaaaaaaaaaaatatatatatgtattttatatttaaatatgtattcatttgtaaatcataatatatatatatatatatatatatatatttcaatataatttcattcttatatattagtATACATGTTTAACAACGTACTTTTATtcctattatttttattttataccaAATCAAATATTTCCTTTTATGTACTTTCTTCATTAACAACTTTTCATTAAATAGctagaaaaaatgaaaaattctGAACACGTCagaattaattttaattatatatattcaaataaggAAATTAGAAATGACGTATATCTACCAAGCAGTGAtacatttacatttattGAAGCTTTAGAAGATGAAGTTGATAATATTTCACAAAATATTAATGTCATCATGGAAATGgggtatttataaaaaaaaaaaaaaaaaaaaaaaaaattattctataatgtatcttttttatatgcaatacatttatttatttttgacatttcatataaaagtatttatatttttttatttatttatatattcttaggAGTGGTAGTGGATATCTAATTCTGTCTTTATATGAAATGCTActaaatagaaataaaaaagttgATATGCTTTATTGTGTAGACATTAATAAGAAGGCTTGTGAATGTATAAGAAACTTAACATATGAGAATAACATATTTAATGTTGAAATAATtagaaataatttatttaataatatgagaAGATGCGAACTTTTtgatattgttttatttaatcCACCATATGTTATAACAGGACCAGATGAAATGAATAAAACAGATTTGACTGCATCATATGCAGGTGGTAAATATGGAAGAGAAATTATCATGAAATTTTTATTAGACATTCATAATTATCTTAGTAATAAAggtgttatatatttattactagAGAAAAGTAATATACCTGAAGAAATTTTAAATCatgaatatgtaaaaaatatatatatatacgaggaaattaaaaaaaaaaaaactttaaacgaaacaatatttatttataaactaatgaagaaaaaataaaataaaataaaataaaataaaatataaataaatatataaatacatatatatatatatattttattatccatGTGTgctacttttttttatttgtgcATATTGTTTACTTATTAAGacttaaaaattttaattaatttaataaattaactGATATATGTTTTTACAAAAGTTATTTAACAAAAGAATAgtaccatatatataataataataataataataataataattttttatgaaatataggcatatatatatatatatatatatatatatatatatatatatttatataataaacaaattagGAAATATGGATAATGATGTAAAAAATGCAGCACgtatacatttaaaaaaaaaaaaaaaaattaacaaatgaacaaataaaaaaaaaaaaaaataaga
This region of Plasmodium sp. gorilla clade G2 genome assembly, chromosome: 13 genomic DNA includes:
- a CDS encoding methyltransferase-like protein, putative, with the protein product MKNSEHVRINFNYIYSNKEIRNDVYLPSSDTFTFIEALEDEVDNISQNINVIMEMGSGSGYLILSLYEMLLNRNKKVDMLYCVDINKKACECIRNLTYENNIFNVEIIRNNLFNNMRRCELFDIVLFNPPYVITGPDEMNKTDLTASYAGGKYGREIIMKFLLDIHNYLSNKGVIYLLLEKSNIPEEILNHEYVKNIYIYEEIKKKKTLNETIFIYKLMKKK